In the bacterium genome, CTGTCTTATCCCGCTCATGCCCGCTCGAGCCGCCCATGCAAAACATGGGCTAAACTCACGCGAAGCGCGAGCCGGGAACCGCCGTCCGAAGACAGCGGTGGCGTGGCCATTTCTTTGCTTCCCTTGTGCTGTCAAAGAGCAGGTTCATCGCCTGTCTTCAGGCGAGGACACACAAGGTATCGTCAGCCTGAGGCATTGTCAACAGTCGGTTAGAAAATTGTGTCGCCTCCGACCCACTTCTTGCCTATGCGCGACGCCCGCGGGAACGCGGACCGCGCCCCCTGGCGGGCACTCCTGCCAGCACCTTGCGCTCGGGTGTGGCCGGTGCGGCGCTTGCCTCCTCGTCAAAGGAGAGCAGCCGGAAGTCCACTTCCCGATTCTCCGCGTTGGCGCGTAAAACCTGCACCTGCAGCCGGTCGCCGATGCGGATCCGCCGCCCGCCCCGTCGGCTGCGCAGCTCCCAGGCCTGCTCGTGGTAGTCCCAATAATCGTCCGGCAGCTCGGCCAGCGGAATCAACCCCTCGGCCAGCGAGTCCTCCAGCTCCACGAAGACGCCGAAGCGCTCCACGCCGCGCACGCGGCCCCAGAAGTCCTCCCCCAGACGCTTCTGCAGATAAAGCACCTGCTTCATCTTGTTGGCGGCCCGCTCCGCCTCCAGGGCCACCAACTCCCGCTGGCTGCTGTGCCTGGACGGCGTCTCCAGCGTCTCGGCCGCCGGTGCCGCCCCCCGCTTCAGCATGGCCTTGAGCAGCCGGTGCACAAGCAGGTCCGGATAGCGCCGAATGGGCGAGGTGAAATGGGCGTAGTGTTCGAAGCCCAGCCCGAAGTGGCCGACGTTGTGGGGCGAGTACTGCGCCTTCATCATGGAGCGCAGGGCCAGTTGCTGCAGGAAGGCCGCCTCGGGGCGATCGGCGGCCGCCGCCAGCAGGCGCTGCCAGTCCGCCACCGCGGCCAGTTCGGGCACCGGTCGAAAGCCCAGATGGTCGAGGGCGGCCCGGAAACGCTCCAGTTTCTCCCCGGCGGGTGCCTCATGGATGCGGTAGACGCAGGCGCGCTTGGCCCCGCCCAGCGCCTCCGCCACGCAGCGATTGGCCAGCAGCATGAACTCCTCGATGAGGAAATTCGCCTCGCGGCTCACGCGGCGGCCGATCTCCAGCGGTTCTCCCTGTTCATCCAGGTGAAAAACCGGCTCGGGCAGGGCGAAGTCGAGGGCGCCCTTCTGCAGGCGCAGACGCTTGAGCAGCCGCCAGAGGCGATCCATCTGGCGGAGCGATTCCAGGATCTCCCCCTCCTCCCCTCCGGGCTGATTGCCGGCGGCGAAGGCCTCCAGCAACCCCTGCACCTCCTCGTAGCTGAAGCGGCGACGGGATCGGATCAGGCTGGGCCCCAGCTCCACCGAGCGCACGGCGCCGCGTGGTCCGATCGTCATCAGGGCTGTGAAGCAGTAGCGGTCGCGCCCTTCCTGCAGGCTGCAGAGTCCGCTGGAAAGGGCATGGGGCAGCATGGGGACCACCTCGCCGGGCAGGTAGATGCTGAGGCCGCGTCGCAGGGCCTCGCGGTCCAGCGCGCCGCCGGGACTGACGAAGTGGGAGACGTCGGCGATGTGGACGCCCAACAGCCAGCCCCCGTCCGGCTGGGCCTTGATGGAGACGGCGTCATCAAAGTCCTTGGCGTCGGCCGGGTCGATGGTGAAGATGCACTGCCCGCGCAGGTCCATGCGGCCCTCGTGCGCGGCCAGGTCCTCCTCCCTGAAGCGGGACGCCTCCTGCAGCGCGGCGCGGGGAAACTCGCCGGGCAGGTTGAACTCGGCCTTGACCCGTTCCTGATGCCAGGCCGCTCCGCTGTCCGCGGGAAGCCGCTCCTCCACCTCCACCCACAAGGTGGTGGGAAGGGGCGCCTCATCGGGGTCGGGCAGAAGGCGGGCGCGCACCCGCTGGCCCACCGCCAGATCACCCGGCCGGGCTCCCTTGATCCTGACCAGGCCGCCGAAGCGCAGGCTTTCCGGCAGGACCACCCAATCCAGGCCGTAGCGCGCCACCTGCCCCACCACCCGCTCCAGCCGCCGCTCCTGCAGCGCCACCACCCGGCCCTCCCGCGAGGGACCGCCGCCCGTGAGTCGGACCTGGACGAGGTCGTCCTGCAGATAGCGGTCCAACTGGCTGCGGTGCAGGAAGACTCTGTCCGAACCGTCGTCCGGCTGCAGGAAGCCGTGCCCGGAGGGCTGGCGCAGCAGCACGCCGCTCAGCAGCCGGACCGGTCCGCCCGCCGTCCAGCGCCGCAGGTCGCCCTTGCGCGCCTCGCCGCGGGCGGCCATCTCCTCCAGCAGGGCGATGAAGTCGCCATAGGGCAGAGGCCGCCCCAGCAGGTTGTAAAGCGAGCGGGTCTTGAATCCGCGCGGCTGGCTCCCCAGCAGCTCCTGGATCCGTCCCCGCGTCTGCTCGCGCGCCTGGGCGGCCTTGTCACGCGGATCGGAGCCTGAGCCGCCCGGCTTCTTGCCCGCGGGGCGCGGTCGGGGTGTCTTGCGGTGCTGGGACATGATGGCTCCTTGCTGGCGGTTCCACCGGATCCGCCCTTATGTGGGCCGACAACCGCTCAGGAAGCGC is a window encoding:
- the rnr gene encoding ribonuclease R, which codes for MSQHRKTPRPRPAGKKPGGSGSDPRDKAAQAREQTRGRIQELLGSQPRGFKTRSLYNLLGRPLPYGDFIALLEEMAARGEARKGDLRRWTAGGPVRLLSGVLLRQPSGHGFLQPDDGSDRVFLHRSQLDRYLQDDLVQVRLTGGGPSREGRVVALQERRLERVVGQVARYGLDWVVLPESLRFGGLVRIKGARPGDLAVGQRVRARLLPDPDEAPLPTTLWVEVEERLPADSGAAWHQERVKAEFNLPGEFPRAALQEASRFREEDLAAHEGRMDLRGQCIFTIDPADAKDFDDAVSIKAQPDGGWLLGVHIADVSHFVSPGGALDREALRRGLSIYLPGEVVPMLPHALSSGLCSLQEGRDRYCFTALMTIGPRGAVRSVELGPSLIRSRRRFSYEEVQGLLEAFAAGNQPGGEEGEILESLRQMDRLWRLLKRLRLQKGALDFALPEPVFHLDEQGEPLEIGRRVSREANFLIEEFMLLANRCVAEALGGAKRACVYRIHEAPAGEKLERFRAALDHLGFRPVPELAAVADWQRLLAAAADRPEAAFLQQLALRSMMKAQYSPHNVGHFGLGFEHYAHFTSPIRRYPDLLVHRLLKAMLKRGAAPAAETLETPSRHSSQRELVALEAERAANKMKQVLYLQKRLGEDFWGRVRGVERFGVFVELEDSLAEGLIPLAELPDDYWDYHEQAWELRSRRGGRRIRIGDRLQVQVLRANAENREVDFRLLSFDEEASAAPATPERKVLAGVPARGRGPRSRGRRA